From Acidimicrobiia bacterium, one genomic window encodes:
- a CDS encoding response regulator transcription factor, whose protein sequence is MIRVALVDDQALVRGGVRSLLAAEDDIEVVGEAGDGEGAAALVRAERPDVVLMDIRMPGVDGLAATRSITADPDLERVRIVILTTFDLDEYVFEALRSGASGFLVKDTEPADLIRAVRTVAAGESLLAPRATRRLIEEYAARSKPADLAPDLGRLTDREREVMGLVAAGLSNGEIAERLYISGATAKTHVSRAMIKLGARDRAQLVVYAYETGLVRPGWTD, encoded by the coding sequence GTGATCCGCGTGGCCCTCGTCGACGATCAGGCGCTCGTGCGCGGCGGCGTCCGCTCGCTCCTCGCCGCCGAGGACGACATCGAGGTGGTCGGAGAGGCGGGCGACGGCGAGGGAGCGGCCGCGCTGGTGCGCGCCGAGCGTCCGGACGTCGTGCTCATGGACATCCGCATGCCCGGCGTCGACGGGCTGGCCGCCACGAGGTCGATCACCGCCGACCCGGATCTCGAGCGGGTTCGCATCGTCATCCTCACCACGTTCGATCTCGACGAGTACGTCTTCGAAGCGCTCCGGTCGGGTGCCAGCGGCTTCCTCGTCAAGGACACCGAGCCCGCCGACCTCATCCGAGCGGTCCGCACCGTCGCCGCCGGCGAGTCGCTCCTGGCGCCTCGAGCTACCCGGCGGCTCATCGAGGAGTACGCCGCCAGGTCGAAACCGGCCGACCTGGCGCCCGACCTCGGGCGACTCACGGACAGGGAGCGTGAGGTGATGGGGCTGGTCGCCGCCGGTCTTTCGAACGGCGAGATCGCAGAGCGCCTCTACATCAGCGGCGCCACCGCCAAGACCCACGTGAGCCGGGCGATGATCAAGCTCGGAGCCCGCGACCGGGCGCAACTGGTCGTGTACGCCTACGAGACCGGCTTGGTTCGACCGGGCTGGACGGACTGA
- a CDS encoding 6-bladed beta-propeller, whose product MGGRLRAVATTCLMLNFVVQPVPPPLAALVPAPPEYRFTWGFQGSEPGAFNSQFHLAVDSQDRVIVADEGNERIQIFTRGGVLLDEFGSAGTGPGEFSSPFGVAVDSADRIIVADTFNNRIQIFDASGNFQSEFGSGGSGAGQFATPFGVVVNSKGHIVVADTNNDRIQVFTADGTFIRMFGTEGTGAGEMDNPIDVAVDDDDRVYAVEEIGDRVSVFKANGAFVRNFGSEGAENGQFSSPDGIFVDHQRRVYIADNNTRIQVHNHNGDYLFTFGSAGMGNGQFTTPGDVVLDSTDRIFVSDRGAHRVQAWQYKKCHGEPATIVGSAGDDVIDGTSGKDVIVGLGGDDVIRGMGGNDVICGGAGLDLLIGGDGHDLLDGGGGDDELRGRLGNDTLIGGKGVDLLRGDDGDDTLAGGTRGDELRGGDGADTLSGGKGGDLLKGNRGRDLLQGGPGDDVCDGGKATDTGKGCETEIDIP is encoded by the coding sequence GTGGGTGGACGACTGAGAGCGGTTGCGACGACCTGTCTGATGTTGAACTTCGTCGTGCAGCCCGTGCCGCCGCCGCTGGCGGCGCTGGTGCCGGCCCCCCCGGAGTACCGGTTCACGTGGGGCTTTCAGGGCAGCGAACCCGGGGCGTTCAACTCGCAATTCCATCTCGCAGTGGACAGCCAGGACCGGGTGATCGTCGCCGACGAGGGAAATGAGCGAATCCAGATCTTCACCCGGGGCGGCGTCCTTCTCGACGAGTTCGGGTCCGCCGGCACAGGTCCCGGGGAGTTCAGCTCCCCGTTCGGAGTGGCCGTCGACAGCGCCGATCGGATCATCGTGGCCGACACGTTCAACAACAGGATCCAGATCTTCGACGCCTCAGGCAACTTCCAGTCCGAATTCGGGTCGGGGGGATCGGGAGCCGGGCAGTTCGCCACCCCCTTCGGGGTGGTGGTCAACAGCAAGGGCCACATCGTGGTCGCCGACACCAACAACGACAGGATCCAGGTGTTCACGGCGGACGGCACCTTCATCCGCATGTTCGGGACCGAGGGCACGGGCGCCGGCGAGATGGACAACCCGATCGATGTAGCCGTCGACGACGACGACAGGGTGTACGCCGTCGAGGAGATTGGCGATCGGGTGTCCGTGTTCAAGGCGAACGGCGCCTTCGTTCGCAACTTCGGAAGTGAGGGCGCGGAGAATGGCCAGTTCTCCTCGCCCGACGGGATATTCGTGGACCATCAGCGGAGGGTGTACATCGCAGACAACAACACACGCATCCAGGTTCACAACCACAACGGCGATTATCTCTTCACCTTCGGGTCGGCTGGAATGGGAAACGGCCAGTTCACGACGCCCGGCGATGTGGTCCTTGATTCCACCGATCGGATCTTCGTGTCCGACCGCGGCGCCCACCGGGTTCAGGCGTGGCAGTACAAGAAGTGCCACGGCGAGCCGGCGACGATCGTGGGGTCCGCCGGCGACGACGTGATCGACGGCACCAGCGGAAAGGACGTCATCGTCGGCCTCGGGGGCGACGACGTGATCCGAGGCATGGGCGGCAACGACGTCATCTGCGGCGGCGCAGGTCTCGACCTCCTCATCGGCGGTGACGGCCACGACCTGCTCGACGGCGGCGGCGGCGACGACGAGCTGCGCGGTCGCTTGGGGAACGACACCCTGATCGGCGGGAAAGGCGTCGACCTCCTGCGCGGCGACGACGGTGACGACACCCTGGCGGGTGGCACGCGTGGCGACGAGCTGCGAGGCGGCGACGGGGCCGATACCCTCAGCGGTGGCAAGGGCGGCGACCTCCTCAAGGGCAACAGGGGACGCGATCTCCTCCAGGGCGGCCCGGGGGACGACGTCTGCGATGGAGGCAAGGCAACCGACACTGGCAAGGGCTGCGAGACCGAGATCGACATTCCCTGA